In Plasmodium chabaudi chabaudi strain AS genome assembly, chromosome: 10, a single genomic region encodes these proteins:
- a CDS encoding ubiquitin specific protease, putative: protein MNISYHNIIDLFNIKNYEYYEKYYNYEEAKRNHTAFVNNGNICYCNASLQLILSIKPLCIYIIKNFDKFYLKTQSKYKGDIIKTVYELIHETYNIGETKHNNILCTNKHINLLKKINKYNLHLDIFSQNDAHEFMLLLLNYINIECNRYTDNEKNVEIILDENDGKELAGDKYWVKYLYKENSIITDLLGFQNISTITCFNCDHTRYSFEFCLDLGLEFPDENIKSTTLIELLKNNINKSDDICSLDCNNCKLKKTSRIKKGIYRMPNLYMIIYIKRFKWVYYQSNNGYNNKVKKIDTIVLLPQDGIVDFTNFIQLSNHNSLYNAKYIIESIICHSGNSYNGHYTSIVKHYDGFYKCNDDKIYKLDTPYDHNNISDIYLLLLRRLS from the coding sequence atgaatatatcaTATCACAACATTATTGATCTatttaacataaaaaacTACGAGTATTATGAAAAGTACTACAACTATGAAGAGGCCAAAAGAAACCACACAGCATTTGTCaataatggaaatatatgttattgCAATGCTTCGCTACAACTAATTTTGTCAATTAAACCtctttgcatatatataataaaaaatttcgACAAATTTTACCTAAAGACTCAATCTAAATATAAAGGagatataattaaaacagTGTATGAACTGATTCACGAGACTTATAATATTGGAGAAACAaagcataataatatattatgtacaaataagcatataaatttacttaaaaaaattaacaaatataatttacacttggatattttttcacaaaATGATGCCCATGAATTTATGCTACTATTactaaattatattaacataGAATGTAATAGATATAcagataatgaaaaaaatgtggaAATAATATTGGACGAAAACGATGGCAAAGAACTGGCAGGTGATAAATACTGGGTAAAATAtctatataaagaaaatagtataataaCGGATTTGCTAGgatttcaaaatatttctacTATTACATGTTTTAATTGTGATCATACACGATATAGTTTTGAATTTTGCTTGGATTTGGGATTAGAATTTcctgatgaaaatataaaaagtacTACACTTATAGAATTgcttaaaaataacataaataaaagtgaTGATATTTGCTCCTTAGATTGTAATAATTgtaaactaaaaaaaactagCCGAATCAAAAAAGGGATATATAGAATGcctaatttatatatgataatatatataaaaagattTAAATGGGTATATTACCAAAGTAATAACggttataataataaagttaaaaaaatagatacAATTGTATTACTACCACAAGATGGTATCGTCgattttacaaattttatacaaCTTTCTAACCATAACTCTTTATATAAtgctaaatatattattgaaaGTATTATATGTCATAGTGGAAATAGTTATAATGGCCATTACACATCTATAGTTAAGCATTACGATGGATTTTACAAATGCAACGacgataaaatatataagttaGATACACCATACGATCATAACAATATCagtgatatatatttgcttTTGCTAAGGAGATTATCCTAG